One Solirubrobacter pauli DNA segment encodes these proteins:
- a CDS encoding DsbA family oxidoreductase — translation MAAVQITEYTDPGCPFAFSAEPVRWRLNWLFGDQIEWKLHLVVLAESPDEYLEKGFTPEMMASGTKHLAREHGMPIDTRVRSRMGGTGPACLAVVAARLHAPELEWPLLRRFRVRMFEGEFLDDPETIAAAAVDVGIDPTQLQAWTQDPKVLEAYATDKADSRNPTPAALAQAHKLAKWEGGMRYTCPSYEIKGPAGTIAVPGFQPWAAYEVALANVAPDLRRKDAPDDAAELLRWAELPLASKEVAVVMDTDVPTAREALGLVAVEHHVGADGYWSLTD, via the coding sequence ATGGCTGCGGTCCAGATCACGGAATACACCGATCCCGGTTGCCCCTTCGCCTTCTCGGCTGAGCCCGTCCGGTGGCGGCTCAACTGGCTGTTCGGCGACCAAATCGAGTGGAAGCTGCACCTCGTGGTGCTGGCCGAGTCCCCGGACGAGTACCTCGAGAAGGGCTTCACGCCGGAGATGATGGCGTCAGGGACCAAGCACCTGGCGCGTGAGCACGGAATGCCGATCGACACGCGGGTGCGCTCACGGATGGGCGGCACCGGGCCCGCGTGCCTGGCGGTCGTGGCCGCCCGGCTGCACGCGCCCGAGCTGGAGTGGCCGCTGCTGCGCCGCTTCCGCGTGCGCATGTTCGAGGGCGAGTTCCTCGACGACCCGGAGACGATCGCGGCCGCGGCGGTGGACGTCGGCATCGACCCGACCCAGCTGCAGGCGTGGACGCAGGACCCGAAGGTGCTCGAGGCGTACGCGACCGACAAGGCCGACTCCCGCAACCCGACCCCGGCGGCGCTCGCGCAGGCGCACAAGCTCGCCAAGTGGGAAGGCGGGATGCGCTACACGTGCCCGTCGTACGAGATCAAGGGCCCCGCCGGCACGATCGCCGTCCCGGGCTTCCAGCCATGGGCGGCGTACGAGGTGGCGCTCGCGAACGTCGCACCGGACCTGCGCCGCAAGGACGCCCCGGACGACGCAGCGGAGCTCCTGCGCTGGGCGGAGCTCCCGCTCGCGTCCAAGGAGGTCGCGGTCGTCATGGACACCGACGTCCCGACGGCCCGCGAGGCGCTCGGCCTGGTCGCCGTCGAGCACCACGTCGGCGCCGACGGCTACTGGAGCCTCACGGACTGA
- a CDS encoding IclR family transcriptional regulator: MPGNAPAATHALKVLRLLARHAAPLPASTIARELELPRSSAYHLLKVLADEGFVVHLPEERRYGLGVAAYEIGSAYLRQEPLRWIAQTVLTRLVSATTHNAHLAVLHGRDVLYVIEERAPNRPHLVTDVGVRLPAHLTASGLAMLAALPTAQLDALFPSRRVLTRRHEAGPASLTQLRALLASARESGYAEEDGFVTPGLASVATAVLDHAQHPIAAVALTFPAETGERDELAVHAKRAATQIATRIRGVSP; the protein is encoded by the coding sequence ATGCCCGGCAACGCCCCCGCCGCCACCCACGCCCTCAAGGTCCTGCGCCTGCTCGCGCGGCACGCCGCGCCCCTGCCGGCGTCGACGATCGCGCGTGAGCTCGAGCTGCCGCGGTCGTCGGCCTACCACCTGCTCAAGGTGCTTGCCGACGAGGGCTTCGTGGTTCACCTGCCGGAGGAGCGGCGGTACGGGCTGGGCGTGGCCGCGTACGAGATCGGGTCCGCGTACCTGCGCCAGGAGCCGCTGCGGTGGATCGCGCAGACCGTGCTCACGCGGTTGGTGAGCGCGACCACGCACAACGCGCACCTGGCCGTGCTGCACGGCCGCGACGTGCTCTACGTGATCGAGGAGCGGGCGCCGAACCGGCCACACCTCGTCACCGACGTCGGTGTCCGGCTCCCCGCGCACCTGACGGCGAGCGGCCTGGCGATGCTCGCCGCGTTGCCCACCGCCCAGCTGGACGCGCTCTTCCCGAGCCGGCGCGTGCTCACGCGACGGCACGAGGCGGGTCCGGCGTCGCTCACCCAGCTGCGCGCGCTGCTCGCGAGCGCGCGCGAGAGCGGCTACGCCGAGGAGGACGGGTTCGTCACACCGGGCCTGGCGAGCGTCGCCACCGCGGTGCTCGACCACGCGCAGCATCCGATCGCGGCGGTCGCGCTCACGTTCCCGGCCGAGACCGGCGAACGCGACGAGCTGGCCGTGCACGCGAAGCGGGCGGCGACGCAGATCGCCACCCGCATCCGCGGCGTCAGTCCGTGA
- a CDS encoding DUF1707 SHOCT-like domain-containing protein — protein sequence MTDDALPELRASDADREHTADLLRHAMGEGRLTMDELDERLDQTYAARTQSELDKLTRDVVVPGDAQRVSARMPVRSGGGGSEWVVSVMSGHDRKGRWRVGRHLKVISVMGGSSVDLNDAELTEKETTITCFALMGGNEIRVPENVNVVVSDFAFMGGNDSKIGELLPDPGGPTIHVKMFSIMGGSEITRGRKLTRAERKAKKHLERGGH from the coding sequence GTGACCGACGACGCGCTCCCCGAGCTCCGGGCCTCCGACGCCGACCGCGAGCACACCGCCGACCTGCTCCGGCACGCGATGGGCGAAGGACGGCTCACCATGGACGAGCTGGACGAGCGCCTGGACCAGACGTACGCGGCTCGAACCCAGAGCGAGTTGGACAAGTTGACGCGCGACGTCGTCGTTCCCGGGGACGCCCAGCGCGTCAGCGCGCGGATGCCCGTGCGGTCGGGTGGGGGCGGCTCGGAGTGGGTCGTGTCCGTCATGAGCGGCCACGACCGCAAGGGCCGCTGGCGCGTCGGCCGGCACCTGAAGGTCATCAGCGTCATGGGCGGCTCCAGCGTCGACCTCAACGACGCCGAGCTGACCGAGAAGGAGACGACGATCACCTGCTTCGCCCTGATGGGCGGCAACGAGATCCGCGTGCCCGAGAACGTCAACGTCGTCGTCTCCGACTTCGCCTTCATGGGCGGCAACGACTCCAAGATCGGCGAGCTGCTGCCGGACCCGGGCGGGCCGACGATCCACGTGAAGATGTTCTCGATCATGGGCGGCTCCGAGATCACCCGAGGCCGCAAGCTCACCCGCGCGGAGCGCAAGGCGAAGAAGCACCTAGAGCGCGGCGGGCACTAG
- the hutH gene encoding histidine ammonia-lyase has product MFKPHPVSVGVGAPTFQDVINVARHGAPVELSPEALRAIAESRAVIDELAADATPHYGVSTGFGALATLAIPREKRMLLQRSLIRSHAAGSGDEVEREVVRALMFLRLSTLATGRTGVRVETATAYARMLSDELTPVVHEHGSLGCSGDLAPLSHCALALIGEGPVRDRDGELTTVPEPVALHEKEGLALINGTDGMLGMLVLAVHDLRNLLTTADITAAMSVEGLLGTDRVFAQDLHALRPQHGQQHSAANLRRLLADSAIVASHRGPEDTRVQDAYSLRCAPQVAGAARDTLAHAEQVARRELESAIDNPVVTPDGRIESNGNFHGAPVAYVLDFLAIAAADVASMAERRTDRFLDVARNHGLPAFLADDPGVDSGYMIAQYTQAALVSELKRLASPASVDSIPSSAMQEDHVSMGWSAARKLRRALDALAQVLAIELLTAARGIQLRAPLTPAPATAAVVAALDLQPGPDRFLAPEIAAATDFVKAGGPRRAAEAITGELA; this is encoded by the coding sequence GTGTTCAAGCCGCATCCCGTCTCGGTTGGCGTCGGAGCCCCAACCTTCCAGGACGTCATCAACGTCGCGCGGCACGGTGCGCCCGTCGAGCTCTCGCCCGAAGCGCTGCGCGCGATCGCCGAGAGCCGTGCCGTCATCGACGAGCTGGCCGCCGACGCCACGCCGCACTACGGCGTCTCCACCGGCTTCGGGGCGCTCGCCACCCTCGCGATCCCGCGCGAGAAGCGCATGCTGCTGCAGCGCAGCCTGATCCGCAGCCATGCGGCCGGCTCGGGCGACGAGGTCGAGCGGGAGGTCGTGCGCGCGCTGATGTTCCTGCGCCTGTCGACGCTCGCCACCGGCCGGACCGGCGTGCGCGTCGAGACCGCCACGGCCTACGCGCGCATGCTCAGCGACGAGCTCACGCCGGTGGTGCACGAGCACGGGTCGCTCGGCTGCTCGGGCGACCTGGCGCCGTTGTCGCACTGCGCGCTCGCGCTGATCGGCGAAGGGCCCGTCCGTGACCGCGACGGCGAGCTCACGACCGTCCCCGAGCCGGTCGCGCTGCACGAGAAGGAGGGCCTGGCGCTGATCAACGGGACGGACGGGATGCTCGGCATGCTCGTCCTGGCCGTCCACGACCTGCGCAACCTGCTGACGACCGCGGACATCACCGCGGCGATGAGCGTCGAGGGCCTGCTCGGCACCGACCGGGTGTTCGCGCAGGACCTGCACGCGTTGCGCCCGCAGCATGGCCAGCAGCACAGCGCGGCGAACCTCCGCCGCCTGCTCGCCGACAGCGCGATCGTCGCCAGCCACCGCGGCCCCGAGGACACGCGCGTGCAGGACGCGTACAGCCTCCGCTGCGCGCCGCAGGTCGCGGGCGCCGCGCGCGACACGCTCGCCCACGCGGAGCAGGTCGCGCGGCGCGAGCTGGAGTCCGCGATCGACAACCCGGTCGTCACGCCCGACGGCCGGATCGAGTCCAACGGCAACTTCCACGGGGCGCCGGTGGCGTACGTGCTCGACTTCCTGGCGATCGCGGCTGCCGACGTCGCCAGCATGGCCGAGCGCCGCACCGACCGCTTCCTCGACGTCGCGCGCAACCACGGCCTGCCGGCCTTCCTCGCGGACGACCCCGGCGTGGACTCGGGCTACATGATCGCCCAGTACACGCAGGCGGCGCTCGTCTCCGAGCTCAAGCGCCTGGCGAGCCCCGCCAGCGTCGACTCGATCCCGAGCAGCGCGATGCAGGAGGACCACGTCTCGATGGGCTGGTCCGCCGCACGCAAGCTGCGCCGCGCGCTCGACGCGCTGGCCCAGGTGCTGGCGATCGAGCTGCTCACCGCCGCGCGCGGCATCCAGCTGCGGGCGCCCTTGACCCCGGCGCCCGCCACCGCCGCCGTCGTCGCGGCGCTCGACCTCCAACCCGGCCCGGACCGCTTCCTCGCGCCCGAGATCGCGGCGGCCACCGACTTCGTCAAAGCGGGCGGCCCGAGAAGAGCCGCCGAAGCGATCACCGGAGAGCTCGCATGA
- a CDS encoding SDR family NAD(P)-dependent oxidoreductase, producing MSRAIVTGGASGIGASVVTQLRERGFDVVVLDRDESDGVVVDVTDAAGVDAAVQEAAKRLGGIDVVVNNAGVGAQGTVADNSDEEWHRVFDINVVGMVRVSRAALPFLRESSSAAIVNTCSVAATAGLPQRALYSATKGAVMSLTLAMAADHVREGIRVNCVAPGTADTPWIGRLLDAAADPDTERAALNARQPMGRLVSADEVAEAIVYLATSTATTGTVLHVDGGMQGLRLRPQ from the coding sequence ATGAGCCGCGCGATCGTCACCGGCGGCGCGTCGGGGATCGGCGCGTCCGTCGTCACCCAGCTGCGCGAGCGCGGGTTCGACGTGGTCGTGCTCGACCGCGACGAGTCGGACGGCGTCGTGGTCGACGTGACCGACGCCGCCGGCGTGGACGCGGCGGTGCAGGAGGCGGCGAAGCGGCTCGGCGGGATCGACGTCGTCGTCAACAACGCGGGCGTCGGCGCGCAGGGCACGGTCGCCGACAACAGCGACGAGGAATGGCACCGGGTATTCGACATCAACGTCGTCGGCATGGTGCGCGTGAGCCGGGCGGCGTTGCCGTTCCTGCGCGAGTCGTCCAGTGCCGCGATCGTCAACACGTGCTCGGTCGCCGCGACGGCCGGCCTGCCACAGCGGGCGCTCTACAGCGCGACCAAGGGCGCGGTGATGTCGCTCACGCTGGCGATGGCCGCCGACCACGTGCGCGAGGGCATCCGCGTGAATTGCGTCGCGCCGGGCACGGCCGACACGCCGTGGATCGGCCGCCTGCTGGACGCGGCCGCGGACCCGGACACCGAGCGGGCGGCGCTGAACGCCCGCCAGCCGATGGGGCGGCTCGTCTCCGCGGACGAGGTCGCGGAGGCGATCGTCTACCTGGCGACGTCAACCGCGACGACGGGCACGGTGCTCCACGTCGACGGCGGCATGCAGGGGCTGCGGTTGCGGCCCCAGTAG
- a CDS encoding formimidoylglutamate deiminase: MAAGGEAAVTTYFADYAWLGGDAVTADVAIDVARGRIVAVRPGVERQGEHLRGVTIPGLANAHSHAFQRALRGRVQRGGGSFWTWREDMYALATTMTPDRCFELAKGAYAEMLRAGITTVGEFDYLHCSEALIAAAREVGIRLTLLDACYLAGGFGEPPNAAQQRFSDGDATQWAERVARITGAKVGAAIHSVRAVPRDQLDTVVEFAEGRPLHFHVSEQRAENEACLAAHGLTPVQLLAEHGALGPDSTAVHATHLAPTDDLGETTICMCPTTERDLADGIGDAGPRLALGSDSHAVIDLFEEARAVELNLRLKTERRGHFTAAQLLTGATNHGCLGWDDAGRIEPGARADLVTLDLTSPRLETAQPDTLLESIVFAATAADVTSTIVGC; encoded by the coding sequence GTGGCGGCGGGCGGCGAGGCGGCGGTCACGACGTACTTCGCCGACTACGCGTGGCTGGGCGGCGACGCGGTCACCGCCGACGTCGCGATCGACGTCGCCCGCGGGCGCATCGTCGCGGTGCGCCCCGGCGTCGAGCGCCAGGGCGAGCATCTGCGCGGCGTGACCATCCCCGGCCTCGCCAACGCGCACTCGCACGCGTTCCAGCGGGCGCTGCGCGGGCGCGTGCAGCGCGGCGGCGGGAGCTTCTGGACGTGGCGCGAGGACATGTACGCGCTGGCGACCACGATGACGCCCGACCGCTGCTTCGAGCTCGCCAAGGGCGCGTACGCGGAGATGCTGCGCGCCGGGATCACGACGGTCGGCGAGTTCGACTACCTGCACTGCTCCGAGGCCTTGATCGCGGCGGCGCGCGAGGTCGGCATCCGGCTCACGCTGCTGGACGCGTGCTACCTCGCGGGCGGCTTCGGCGAGCCGCCGAACGCGGCCCAGCAGCGCTTCAGCGACGGCGACGCGACCCAGTGGGCCGAGCGCGTCGCACGCATCACCGGCGCGAAGGTCGGTGCGGCGATCCACTCCGTGCGGGCGGTCCCGCGCGACCAGCTGGACACCGTCGTCGAGTTCGCCGAAGGCCGGCCGCTGCACTTCCACGTGTCCGAGCAGCGCGCGGAGAACGAGGCGTGCCTGGCCGCCCACGGCCTCACACCCGTGCAGCTCCTGGCCGAGCACGGTGCGCTCGGCCCGGACTCCACGGCCGTCCACGCCACGCACCTGGCGCCGACCGACGACCTCGGCGAGACGACCATCTGCATGTGCCCGACGACCGAGCGCGACCTCGCCGACGGCATCGGCGACGCCGGCCCGCGGCTCGCGCTCGGCAGCGACAGCCACGCGGTCATCGACCTGTTCGAGGAGGCACGCGCGGTGGAGCTCAACCTGCGCCTGAAGACCGAGCGGCGCGGCCACTTCACGGCGGCGCAGCTGCTCACCGGCGCGACGAACCACGGCTGCCTCGGCTGGGACGACGCCGGCCGGATCGAGCCGGGCGCCCGCGCCGACCTCGTCACCCTGGATCTGACGAGCCCGCGCCTGGAGACCGCGCAGCCCGACACGCTGCTGGAGTCGATCGTCTTCGCCGCCACCGCCGCCGACGTGACGAGCACGATCGTCGGATGCTGA
- the hutU gene encoding urocanate hydratase produces the protein MKTTIRAARGTELSCRSWPQEAALRMLHNNLDPEVAEHPEELVVYGGTGKAARDWNSFHAIGRTLQTLKDDETLLVQSGKPVGVLQTHEWAPRVLIANSNLVGDWATWDEFRRLEALGLTMYGQMTAGSWIYIGTQGILQGTYETFAAVADKRFDGSLAGTITLTGGLGGMGGAQPLAVAMAGGVAICVEVDRTRIQRRLETGYLDVEADSIDHALQLATSATGPLSIGLLGNCADVFPELLRRGAPIDVVTDQTSAHDPLAYVPSGFAPGDEWSVEQARESMARHVEAMVGFQDAGAEVFDYGNSLRAEAQLGGYERAFDYPGFVPAYIRPLFCEGRGPFRWAALSGEPADIAATDKAVLELFPEHESLHRWLKLAAEKVQFQGLPARICWLGQGERHLAGLKFNELVESGAVQAPIVIGRDHLDCGSVASPYRETEAMLDGSDAIADWPLLNAMVNVASGASWVSLHHGGGVGIGRSLHAGQVSVADGTELAAQKLERVLTNDPAMGVIRHVDAGYERAEEIAAERDVRVPMAAAGE, from the coding sequence ATGAAGACCACCATCCGCGCCGCCCGCGGCACCGAGCTCAGCTGCCGCAGCTGGCCGCAGGAAGCCGCCCTGCGAATGCTCCACAACAACCTCGACCCCGAGGTCGCCGAGCATCCCGAGGAGCTCGTCGTCTACGGCGGGACCGGCAAGGCCGCGCGCGACTGGAACAGCTTCCACGCCATCGGCCGCACGCTGCAGACCCTCAAGGACGACGAGACGCTGCTCGTGCAGTCCGGCAAGCCGGTCGGCGTGCTGCAGACGCACGAGTGGGCGCCGCGCGTGCTGATCGCGAACTCCAACCTCGTCGGCGACTGGGCGACCTGGGACGAGTTCCGGCGACTGGAGGCGCTCGGGCTGACGATGTACGGGCAGATGACCGCCGGGTCGTGGATCTACATCGGCACGCAGGGCATCCTCCAGGGCACGTACGAGACGTTCGCGGCGGTCGCGGACAAGCGCTTCGACGGCAGCCTCGCGGGCACGATCACGCTCACGGGCGGCCTCGGCGGGATGGGCGGCGCGCAGCCGCTCGCGGTGGCCATGGCCGGTGGCGTCGCGATCTGCGTCGAGGTCGACCGCACCCGCATCCAGCGCCGGCTCGAGACCGGCTACCTCGACGTCGAGGCCGATAGCATCGACCACGCCCTGCAGCTCGCCACGAGCGCGACCGGCCCGCTGAGCATCGGGCTGCTCGGCAACTGCGCCGACGTCTTCCCGGAGCTCCTCCGGCGCGGCGCCCCGATCGACGTCGTCACCGACCAGACGAGCGCACACGACCCGCTCGCCTACGTGCCGAGCGGCTTCGCTCCCGGCGACGAGTGGTCGGTCGAGCAGGCGCGCGAGTCGATGGCCCGCCACGTCGAGGCGATGGTCGGCTTCCAGGACGCGGGCGCCGAGGTGTTCGACTACGGCAACTCGCTGCGCGCCGAGGCGCAGCTCGGCGGCTACGAGCGCGCCTTCGACTACCCGGGCTTCGTGCCCGCCTACATCCGGCCGCTGTTCTGCGAGGGCCGCGGGCCGTTCCGCTGGGCGGCGCTGTCCGGCGAGCCCGCCGACATCGCCGCGACCGACAAGGCCGTGCTGGAGCTGTTCCCGGAGCACGAGAGCCTGCACCGCTGGCTGAAGCTGGCCGCGGAGAAGGTCCAGTTCCAAGGGCTTCCGGCGCGCATCTGCTGGCTCGGCCAGGGCGAGCGCCACCTCGCCGGCCTGAAGTTCAACGAGCTCGTGGAGAGCGGGGCGGTGCAGGCGCCGATCGTGATCGGCCGCGACCACCTCGACTGCGGCAGCGTGGCCAGCCCGTACCGCGAGACCGAGGCGATGCTCGACGGCTCCGACGCGATCGCCGACTGGCCGCTGCTGAACGCGATGGTCAACGTGGCCAGCGGCGCCTCCTGGGTCTCGCTGCACCACGGCGGCGGCGTCGGCATCGGCCGCAGCCTCCACGCCGGCCAGGTGAGCGTCGCCGACGGCACCGAGCTGGCCGCCCAGAAGCTCGAGCGCGTGCTCACGAACGACCCGGCGATGGGCGTCATCCGCCACGTCGACGCGGGCTACGAGCGCGCGGAGGAGATCGCGGCGGAGCGCGACGTGCGCGTGCCGATGGCGGCGGCCGGCGAGTGA
- a CDS encoding acetolactate synthase large subunit — protein MNGAESVLRTLAASGVEVCFANPGTSEMHLVAAMDRVPEVRGILTLFEGVASGAADGYARLAGTPAATLLHLGPGFGNAFANVHNAYKGRTPMVNLVGDHAVLHRPLGAPLTSDVEAIAGPASHWLRSARDAREAASLAAEAVAVARGGAVATLVLPADAGWDESLGPVPPRVALTLPAVPDEAVDAAARALRSGKAALLLGGPATRERGLAAAARIAAGTGAEVFHDTFTPVLARGGARPRARLLPYLTELAVDALAGFEQLIVVGTRPPVGFFAYPGKPSLLSSPATDVTVLATAEEDALTALEAVADLVGAEPDPVEPLARPDLPTGGALDLMTLTAAVGALLPDDAVVVDEAVTASALFQEQTSGAGEHDYVFLTGGAIGWGLPAATGAAVGAPGRPVFNLEADGSAMYTIQALWTQAREELDVTTIVVANRAYAILEFEFSRVGAEGEGAAARALMDIGRPELDFSGLARAQGVPARRVDDVPGLVDALREAVAEPGPHLIEALV, from the coding sequence ATGAATGGTGCCGAGAGCGTGCTCCGGACGCTGGCCGCGTCCGGTGTGGAGGTCTGCTTCGCCAATCCCGGCACGTCCGAGATGCACCTCGTCGCGGCGATGGATCGCGTGCCCGAGGTCCGCGGCATCCTGACGCTCTTCGAGGGCGTCGCCTCGGGTGCCGCGGACGGCTACGCGCGGCTCGCCGGAACGCCCGCCGCGACGCTGCTGCACCTCGGCCCGGGATTCGGCAACGCGTTCGCGAACGTGCACAACGCCTACAAGGGCCGCACGCCGATGGTCAACCTCGTCGGCGACCACGCGGTCCTCCACCGCCCGCTGGGCGCCCCGCTGACGAGCGACGTCGAGGCGATCGCGGGGCCGGCCTCGCACTGGCTGCGCAGCGCCCGTGACGCGCGGGAAGCGGCCTCGCTGGCCGCTGAGGCGGTCGCGGTCGCGCGCGGCGGAGCGGTCGCGACGCTGGTGCTGCCCGCCGACGCGGGATGGGACGAGAGCCTGGGGCCGGTCCCGCCCCGCGTGGCCCTGACACTTCCAGCGGTGCCGGACGAGGCCGTCGACGCCGCGGCGCGGGCGCTGCGCTCGGGCAAGGCCGCGCTGCTCCTCGGCGGCCCGGCCACGCGCGAGCGCGGGCTCGCCGCCGCCGCGCGGATCGCCGCGGGCACGGGCGCGGAGGTCTTCCACGACACGTTCACGCCGGTCCTGGCGCGCGGCGGCGCACGGCCCCGCGCGCGGCTCCTCCCGTACCTCACGGAGCTCGCGGTCGACGCGCTCGCCGGGTTCGAGCAGCTGATCGTCGTCGGGACGCGGCCGCCGGTCGGGTTCTTCGCGTACCCGGGGAAGCCGAGCCTGCTGTCGTCGCCGGCCACCGACGTGACCGTGCTCGCGACCGCCGAGGAGGACGCGCTCACGGCGCTCGAGGCGGTCGCGGACCTGGTCGGCGCCGAGCCGGACCCGGTCGAGCCGCTCGCGCGACCGGACCTGCCGACGGGCGGCGCGCTGGACCTGATGACGCTCACGGCCGCCGTCGGCGCGCTGCTGCCCGACGACGCCGTCGTGGTCGACGAGGCCGTCACCGCGTCCGCGCTCTTCCAGGAGCAGACGTCCGGGGCGGGCGAGCACGACTACGTCTTCCTGACCGGCGGCGCGATCGGCTGGGGACTGCCGGCCGCGACCGGCGCCGCGGTCGGCGCTCCCGGCCGCCCGGTGTTCAACCTCGAGGCGGACGGGTCCGCCATGTACACGATCCAGGCCCTGTGGACGCAGGCCCGGGAGGAGCTCGACGTGACCACGATCGTCGTCGCCAACCGCGCATACGCGATTCTCGAGTTCGAGTTCTCGCGCGTGGGCGCCGAAGGGGAAGGCGCCGCCGCGCGCGCCCTGATGGACATCGGCCGGCCGGAGCTGGACTTCAGCGGCCTCGCCCGCGCCCAGGGCGTACCCGCGCGCCGGGTGGACGATGTCCCCGGCCTGGTCGACGCGCTGCGCGAAGCGGTCGCCGAGCCCGGCCCGCACCTGATCGAGGCCCTCGTATGA
- a CDS encoding coiled-coil domain-containing protein: MSETDHRNEPHVSPGELRAALTPRGEVRRNPVLVNEHEEMAEAEIRQLKEALEHAHADGSELRVELDAIRRSIDASRADQIELRAALDAARGDAAELRAELATTKAESRERRNALEKLANAGFFKRRKVISDLTGRGVL; encoded by the coding sequence ATGAGCGAGACGGATCACCGCAACGAGCCGCACGTCTCTCCTGGAGAGCTGCGCGCCGCCCTGACCCCGCGCGGTGAGGTCCGCCGCAACCCGGTGCTCGTCAACGAGCACGAGGAGATGGCGGAGGCGGAGATCCGGCAGCTGAAGGAAGCGCTCGAGCACGCGCACGCGGACGGCAGCGAGCTGCGCGTGGAACTCGACGCGATCCGCCGCAGCATCGACGCCTCGCGCGCCGATCAGATCGAGCTGCGCGCCGCGCTCGACGCCGCCCGCGGGGACGCCGCCGAGCTGCGCGCCGAGCTCGCCACCACCAAGGCCGAGTCCCGCGAGCGCCGCAACGCGCTCGAGAAGCTCGCCAACGCCGGCTTCTTCAAGCGCCGCAAGGTCATCTCCGACCTCACCGGCCGCGGCGTCCTCTAG
- a CDS encoding nucleotidyltransferase domain-containing protein — translation MRNAVHSLERDLERAERIALDHLILRTTVGSVVHGLSNPGTDDRDELGVCVEPPEYLLGFQRFEHFVYRTQPEGHPSGPGDLDLTVYGLRKFCVLALKGSPTTLLPLFVTGEHLLVSTPAGEELRALAPSFVARSTGRAFLGYLSNQRRGLVGERHATRTRELSKRHGYDTKYAMHALRIAVQGIELLSSGRITLPVPEPERSVLRSVRSGELELDDVLERIDAATVQLEELADDPSLPARPDVARVDEYLVRTYRAAWD, via the coding sequence GTGCGGAACGCCGTCCACAGCCTTGAACGTGACCTGGAGCGCGCCGAGCGGATCGCGCTCGACCACCTGATCCTGCGCACGACGGTCGGCTCCGTCGTGCACGGCCTGTCCAACCCCGGCACCGACGACCGGGACGAGCTGGGCGTCTGCGTCGAGCCGCCCGAGTACCTGCTGGGCTTCCAGCGGTTCGAGCACTTCGTCTACCGGACGCAGCCCGAAGGCCACCCCTCCGGCCCGGGCGACCTGGACCTGACCGTGTACGGGTTGCGCAAGTTCTGCGTGCTCGCGCTCAAGGGCTCGCCGACGACGCTGCTCCCGCTGTTCGTGACCGGCGAGCACCTGCTCGTGAGCACGCCCGCGGGCGAGGAGCTGCGGGCGCTGGCGCCGTCGTTCGTGGCGCGGTCGACCGGCCGGGCGTTCCTCGGGTACCTGTCGAACCAGCGACGCGGGCTCGTCGGCGAGCGGCACGCGACGCGCACGCGCGAGCTGTCCAAGCGGCACGGCTACGACACCAAGTACGCGATGCACGCGCTGCGGATCGCGGTCCAGGGCATCGAGCTCCTGTCGAGCGGGCGGATCACGTTGCCGGTGCCCGAGCCGGAGCGCTCCGTGCTGCGGTCGGTGCGGTCGGGCGAGCTCGAGCTCGACGACGTGCTGGAGCGGATCGACGCCGCGACGGTGCAGCTCGAGGAGCTCGCGGACGACCCGTCGCTGCCCGCCCGGCCCGACGTCGCCCGGGTGGACGAGTACCTGGTGCGGACGTACCGCGCCGCTTGGGATTAG